From Xenopus laevis strain J_2021 chromosome 7L, Xenopus_laevis_v10.1, whole genome shotgun sequence, one genomic window encodes:
- the slc25a28.L gene encoding mitoferrin-2B: MELEAVLKERTAAAGDPGRVLGAWVRRGWATAGPGVLESDGGSGGTLAFESTSSSRILELTSDNDPEYEALPEGSNVTAHMLAGAVAGVMEHCLMYPVDCVKTRMQSLQPDPAARYRNVMDALSKIVRTEGFWRPLRGLNVTATGAGPAHALYFACYEKLKKTLSDIIHPGGNCHVANGIDNSCPA; this comes from the exons ATGGAGTTGGAGGCCGTGCTAAAAGAACGGACCGCCGCTGCCGGGGATCCTGGGCGAGTGTTGGGTGCTTGGGTCCGGCGCGGTTGGGCAACAGCCGGGCCCGGCGTGCTTGAATCTGACGGTGGCTCCGGGGGGACATTAGCTTTCGAGTCTACGAGCAGCAGCCGCATCCTAGAGTTGACCTCTGACAACGACCCCGAGTACGAAGCGCTGCCGGAAGGATCTAATGTAACTGCGCACATGTTAGCGGGGGCCGTGGCCGGGGTCATGGAGCATTGCCTTATGTACCCTGTAGACTGTGTCAAG ACCCGCATGCAAAGTCTTCAGCCAGATCCTGCTGCCCGTTATCGAAATGTAATGGACGCCCTTTCTAAAATAGTACGAACGGAAGGCTTCTGGAGACCATTGAGAGGACTGAATGTTACTGCAACAGGCGCAGGCCCTGCCCACGCTCTCTACTTTGCCTGCtatgaaaagttaaaaaagacATTGAGTGACATTATCCACCCTGGGGGCAATTGCCATGTTGCTAATGGTATTGACAATTCCTGTCCTGCATAA